One stretch of Ornithinimicrobium ciconiae DNA includes these proteins:
- a CDS encoding ABC transporter ATP-binding protein, which translates to MLKIEDLTIRYHGMPALSGVNLQVEAGERTAFVGPNGGGKSSLLKAVSGTVEEWEGQISFEGTNLAQVAPHDRVEMGIIHIPEGRRVFSGMSVRENLLVGAQRRAARPHVDQQMDVVRELFPTLMEMLSRPGESLSGGQQQMLAIARGLMGCPRLLMLDEPSMGLSPLAAETVFTGLGRLEEFGEVTLILVEQRAPDAFELCETAHVFESGSLVSSGRSADLAADGRLAAIYLGEV; encoded by the coding sequence ATGCTGAAGATCGAGGACCTCACCATCCGCTATCACGGCATGCCGGCCTTGTCAGGGGTGAACCTGCAGGTCGAGGCGGGAGAGCGGACGGCTTTCGTGGGCCCCAACGGAGGCGGCAAGTCCTCCCTGCTCAAGGCGGTCTCAGGCACCGTCGAAGAGTGGGAGGGGCAGATCTCCTTCGAGGGAACCAACCTGGCTCAGGTCGCACCCCACGATCGTGTCGAGATGGGCATCATCCACATCCCCGAGGGCCGGCGCGTCTTCTCCGGGATGAGTGTGCGAGAGAACCTCCTGGTGGGGGCGCAACGGCGGGCAGCCCGGCCGCACGTCGACCAGCAGATGGATGTCGTCCGCGAACTCTTCCCCACCCTGATGGAGATGCTCAGCCGGCCGGGGGAGTCCCTGTCCGGTGGGCAGCAGCAGATGCTGGCCATCGCCCGGGGACTGATGGGATGCCCGAGGCTGCTGATGCTCGATGAGCCGTCGATGGGACTGTCTCCGCTTGCGGCAGAGACAGTGTTCACTGGCCTCGGACGGCTGGAGGAGTTCGGTGAGGTCACGCTGATCCTGGTGGAACAACGCGCACCGGACGCCTTCGAGCTGTGCGAGACCGCCCACGTCTTTGAGTCCGGCTCACTCGTCTCCTCCGGGCGGTCCGCAGACCTCGCGGCCGACGGCCGACTGGCTGCGATCTACCTCGGCGAGGTTTAG
- a CDS encoding acetyl/propionyl/methylcrotonyl-CoA carboxylase subunit alpha codes for MPISKVLIANRGEIAVRIARACKDAGLGSVAVYAEPDRDALHVKVADEAYALGGSTPGDSYLLQEKLIDVAKQAGADAVHPGYGFLAENASFAQAVIDAGLTWIGPGPAAIDSLGDKVRARHIATAAGAPLVPGTKDPVADADEVIAFAQEHGLPVAIKAAYGGGGRGLKVARTLEEIPELFDSAVREAVSAFGRGECFVERYLDKPRHVETQCLADEHGNVVVVSTRDCSLQRRHQKLVEEAPAPFLSEEQRAELDRASKAILTEAGYVGAGTCEFLVGQDGTISFLEVNTRLQVEHPVTEEVTGIDLVREQFRIADGEELGYDSTQIRGHSFEFRINGEDPGRGFLPAPGSVLTYRVPSGPGVRVDSGVEQGDVISGAFDSMLAKLIVTGRTRQEALERSRRALAEFVVEGMPTALTFHRVVVEDPAFAPEDPETPFSVHTRWMETEFDNQIEPYSGPSADADTEPEERQNLVVEVGGKRLEVSLPGGLSLGGGGNGARKKAPKRARSGSGAAAASGDAVTAPMQGTIVKIAVEEGQQVAEGELVIVLEAMKMEQPINAHKAGTVTGLTAEIGQTVGNGAAICELKD; via the coding sequence ATGCCGATCAGCAAGGTCCTTATCGCAAACCGCGGCGAGATCGCCGTCCGCATCGCTCGCGCCTGCAAGGACGCCGGCCTCGGGTCCGTGGCGGTCTATGCCGAGCCGGACCGGGACGCACTGCACGTCAAGGTGGCCGATGAGGCCTACGCCCTGGGCGGGAGCACTCCGGGCGACTCCTACCTGCTGCAGGAGAAGCTGATCGACGTCGCCAAGCAGGCGGGGGCGGACGCAGTCCACCCGGGCTATGGCTTCCTTGCCGAGAACGCGTCCTTCGCCCAGGCCGTGATCGATGCCGGGCTGACCTGGATCGGGCCCGGTCCCGCGGCGATTGACTCCCTCGGCGACAAGGTCAGGGCACGGCACATCGCGACCGCAGCCGGCGCCCCGCTGGTGCCCGGCACCAAGGACCCGGTGGCCGACGCCGATGAGGTGATCGCCTTCGCCCAGGAGCACGGGCTGCCGGTTGCCATCAAAGCTGCCTACGGCGGTGGCGGGCGGGGCCTGAAGGTCGCCCGCACCCTCGAGGAGATCCCCGAGCTCTTCGACTCCGCCGTCCGTGAGGCCGTCTCGGCCTTCGGCCGCGGCGAGTGCTTCGTCGAGCGTTACCTGGACAAGCCGCGACACGTCGAGACCCAGTGCCTGGCCGACGAGCACGGCAACGTCGTGGTGGTCTCCACCCGCGACTGCTCGCTGCAGCGCCGTCACCAAAAACTGGTCGAGGAGGCTCCCGCCCCCTTCCTGTCCGAGGAGCAGCGCGCCGAGCTGGACCGCGCATCCAAGGCCATCCTGACCGAGGCCGGTTACGTCGGCGCCGGCACCTGCGAGTTCCTCGTCGGCCAGGACGGCACCATCTCCTTCCTCGAGGTCAACACCCGCTTGCAGGTCGAGCACCCGGTGACTGAGGAGGTCACCGGGATCGACCTGGTCCGTGAGCAGTTCCGCATCGCCGACGGCGAGGAGCTGGGCTACGACAGCACGCAGATCCGCGGACACTCCTTCGAGTTCCGGATCAACGGGGAGGACCCGGGCCGCGGCTTCCTCCCGGCGCCTGGCTCGGTCCTGACCTACCGGGTGCCCAGCGGACCGGGCGTGCGCGTGGACTCCGGCGTGGAGCAGGGTGACGTCATCTCCGGCGCGTTCGACTCGATGCTGGCCAAACTGATCGTCACCGGCCGCACCCGCCAGGAGGCGCTGGAGCGCTCGCGGCGCGCGCTCGCCGAGTTCGTGGTCGAGGGCATGCCCACGGCACTGACCTTCCACCGGGTGGTCGTGGAGGACCCCGCGTTCGCCCCGGAGGACCCCGAGACCCCATTCTCGGTGCACACGCGGTGGATGGAGACCGAGTTCGACAACCAGATCGAGCCCTACTCCGGCCCCAGCGCCGACGCGGACACCGAGCCCGAGGAGCGGCAGAACCTGGTCGTCGAGGTCGGCGGCAAGCGTCTGGAGGTCTCCCTGCCCGGCGGTCTGTCCCTCGGTGGTGGCGGCAACGGCGCCCGCAAGAAGGCACCCAAGCGAGCCCGCTCCGGCAGTGGTGCAGCAGCAGCCTCTGGCGATGCGGTGACCGCCCCGATGCAGGGCACCATCGTCAAGATCGCCGTCGAGGAGGGCCAGCAGGTCGCCGAGGGCGAGCTGGTCATCGTGCTCGAGGCGATGAAGATGGAGCAGCCGATCAACGCCCACAAGGCAGGCACCGTCACTGGCCTGACGGCCGAGATCGGCCAGACCGTCGGCAACGGCGCCGCGATCTGCGAGCTCAAGGACTAA
- a CDS encoding MerR family transcriptional regulator, with the protein MASAQAGEEPTARTWTISEVAEEFEVTHRAIRHYEELGLLSPERRGTQRLFHPRDRIRLALILRGRRIGFPLEEIRTIIDMYDEQPGEAGQLRYLLGQIDDRRADLESRRRDIEDSLAELATLERRCQEDLGRLV; encoded by the coding sequence ATGGCAAGTGCGCAGGCAGGCGAGGAACCCACGGCGAGGACCTGGACGATCTCCGAGGTCGCCGAGGAGTTCGAGGTCACCCACCGGGCGATCCGCCACTACGAGGAACTGGGCCTGCTCTCCCCCGAGCGGCGCGGCACCCAGCGCCTCTTCCACCCCCGGGACCGCATCCGGCTCGCCCTGATCCTGCGCGGACGGCGCATCGGCTTTCCGCTGGAGGAGATCCGCACGATCATCGACATGTATGACGAGCAGCCCGGCGAGGCGGGCCAGCTGCGCTACCTGCTGGGCCAGATCGACGACCGGCGCGCCGACCTGGAGAGCCGTCGCCGCGACATCGAGGACTCCCTCGCCGAGCTGGCCACCCTCGAGCGCCGCTGCCAGGAGGACCTCGGGCGGCTGGTCTGA
- a CDS encoding acyl-CoA carboxylase subunit beta, whose amino-acid sequence MTPQSVPGHAPFADPSEGADARVGDIRGRFATAYRASDAPSEKARAKLDSQNKLYVRDRIALLFDEGTFVEDGRYANSMAAGLPADGVVTGRGEVDGRPAIVVANDPTVKAGSWGARTVEKIIRATEMALREELPIFWFVDSAGARITDQVELFPGRRGAGRIFHNQVALSGKVPQICCLFGPSAAGGAYIPSFTDLIIMVEGNASMYLGSPRMAEMVVGEKVSLEEMGGARMHCTVSGVGDLLVSDDTEAIELAKLYFSYVPDNWRTPTPRYAGEEPSAPLTRHTVPEAESLPFDIREVIDGLVDDDSFFEIKPLFAAELVVGFGRMAGETVGIVANNSAVKGGVLFTDSADKATRFIWLCDAFGIPLIYLADVPGFMIGSEVERGGIIRHGAKMVSAVSEATVPQFCVVVRKAYGAGLYAMGGPGFMPDATLALPTAKIAVMGPEAAVNAVYANKIAEITDPEEQAAFVAARRAEYEEDVDLERLAADLVIDGVIEADALRDELLHRLRYAARRDRHFSSRHRAVPPV is encoded by the coding sequence ATGACACCGCAGTCCGTTCCCGGCCACGCCCCGTTCGCCGACCCCTCCGAGGGGGCCGACGCCAGGGTGGGTGACATCCGTGGCCGGTTCGCCACGGCATACCGCGCCTCCGACGCCCCGAGCGAGAAGGCGCGGGCCAAGCTCGACTCCCAGAACAAGCTCTATGTCCGTGACCGGATCGCGCTGCTCTTTGACGAGGGCACCTTCGTGGAGGACGGGAGGTATGCCAACTCGATGGCCGCCGGTCTGCCCGCCGACGGGGTGGTCACCGGGCGCGGTGAGGTCGACGGTCGGCCGGCGATCGTCGTCGCGAACGACCCGACCGTCAAGGCCGGCTCCTGGGGCGCGCGGACGGTCGAGAAGATCATCCGCGCCACCGAGATGGCGCTGCGCGAGGAGCTGCCGATCTTCTGGTTCGTCGACTCGGCCGGTGCACGGATCACCGACCAGGTCGAGCTCTTCCCGGGTCGCCGCGGGGCCGGGCGGATCTTCCACAACCAGGTCGCCCTGTCCGGCAAGGTGCCGCAGATCTGCTGCCTGTTTGGTCCGTCGGCCGCCGGTGGGGCCTACATCCCGAGCTTCACCGACCTGATCATCATGGTCGAGGGCAACGCCTCGATGTATCTGGGCAGCCCCCGCATGGCCGAGATGGTCGTCGGCGAGAAGGTCTCCCTGGAGGAGATGGGTGGGGCGCGGATGCACTGCACCGTCTCGGGCGTCGGTGACCTGCTCGTCTCCGACGACACCGAGGCGATCGAGCTGGCCAAGCTCTACTTCTCCTATGTGCCGGACAACTGGCGCACCCCCACCCCCAGGTATGCCGGCGAGGAGCCGTCCGCTCCGCTCACCCGGCACACGGTGCCAGAGGCGGAGTCGCTGCCCTTTGACATCCGCGAGGTGATCGACGGGCTGGTCGATGACGACAGCTTCTTCGAGATCAAGCCGCTGTTCGCCGCCGAGCTGGTGGTCGGCTTCGGCCGGATGGCGGGGGAGACCGTCGGGATCGTGGCCAACAACTCTGCGGTCAAGGGCGGAGTGCTGTTCACCGACTCGGCCGACAAGGCGACCCGCTTTATCTGGCTCTGCGACGCCTTCGGGATCCCGTTGATCTATCTGGCCGACGTCCCGGGCTTCATGATCGGCTCGGAGGTCGAGCGCGGCGGCATCATCCGGCACGGCGCCAAGATGGTCTCGGCCGTCTCGGAGGCGACCGTCCCGCAGTTCTGTGTCGTCGTGCGCAAGGCCTACGGTGCCGGGCTCTATGCGATGGGTGGCCCGGGTTTCATGCCCGATGCGACCCTGGCGCTGCCGACGGCCAAGATCGCCGTCATGGGGCCGGAGGCGGCGGTGAATGCGGTCTATGCCAACAAGATCGCCGAGATCACCGACCCCGAGGAGCAGGCCGCGTTCGTGGCAGCCCGCCGGGCGGAGTATGAGGAGGACGTCGACCTCGAACGGCTCGCCGCCGACCTGGTCATCGACGGCGTCATCGAGGCCGACGCCCTGCGCGACGAGCTGCTGCACCGCCTGAGGTATGCCGCCCGTCGGGACCGGCACTTCTCCTCACGTCACCGCGCGGTCCCGCCGGTCTGA
- a CDS encoding cysteine desulfurase-like protein — MSYDVAAVRAHFPALTEGAAHFDGPGGTQTPEPVARAVAQTLTAAVANRGTVTPAEQRAETIVADARQAMADLLGADLRGVVFGRSATELTFHLSRTLASGWGPGDEVVVSRLDHDCNVRPWVYAAEQAGATLRWVDFDPATGELTPEHLSAVLSERTVLVAITAASNLIGTRPDLPALAALVHGVGAKLYVDGVHATAHVLPDLQASGADFWVCSPYKFLGPHCGVLAARPETLEELHPAKLLPSTNEVPERFELGTLPYELMAGTTAAVDFLADLVPGQPGTRRQRLATSYAALEEHEERLRGRLEPALRDLPGVRVYSNAAHRTPTLLFTIDGVDSQVVRQHLADVGVNAPASHFYAWETSHHLGLGAAGGVRVGLAPYTDDSDIDRLVVGLRTLPRG; from the coding sequence ATGAGCTATGACGTCGCTGCCGTGCGCGCCCACTTCCCCGCCCTGACCGAGGGGGCTGCCCACTTCGACGGGCCGGGCGGCACCCAGACCCCGGAACCGGTCGCCCGAGCCGTGGCACAGACCCTGACCGCGGCCGTCGCCAACCGGGGCACCGTCACCCCCGCGGAGCAGCGCGCCGAGACCATCGTGGCCGACGCCCGTCAGGCCATGGCCGACCTCCTCGGCGCCGACCTCCGGGGCGTGGTCTTCGGTCGCTCCGCCACCGAGCTGACCTTCCACCTGAGCCGCACCCTGGCCTCCGGCTGGGGTCCCGGGGACGAGGTGGTCGTCAGCCGGCTGGACCACGACTGCAACGTGCGCCCCTGGGTGTATGCCGCGGAGCAGGCAGGCGCCACCCTCCGGTGGGTGGATTTCGACCCGGCAACCGGGGAGCTCACCCCCGAGCACCTGTCGGCGGTGCTCTCGGAGCGGACGGTGCTGGTCGCCATCACCGCAGCGTCCAACCTCATCGGCACCCGTCCCGACCTACCCGCGCTGGCCGCACTGGTTCACGGGGTCGGCGCCAAGCTCTATGTTGACGGCGTCCACGCGACCGCCCATGTGCTGCCCGACCTGCAGGCCAGCGGAGCGGACTTCTGGGTGTGCTCGCCCTACAAGTTCCTCGGCCCGCACTGCGGTGTCCTGGCCGCGCGACCGGAGACGCTCGAGGAGCTGCACCCGGCCAAGCTGCTGCCCTCCACCAACGAGGTGCCCGAGCGCTTCGAGCTCGGCACCCTGCCCTACGAGCTGATGGCCGGCACCACCGCGGCCGTGGACTTCCTCGCCGACCTGGTCCCGGGACAGCCCGGCACCCGCAGGCAGCGGCTCGCCACGTCATACGCGGCACTGGAGGAGCACGAGGAGCGGCTGCGGGGACGTCTCGAGCCGGCCCTCCGCGACCTGCCGGGAGTGCGGGTCTACAGCAACGCCGCCCACCGCACCCCGACCCTGCTGTTCACGATTGACGGCGTCGACAGCCAGGTGGTCCGCCAGCACCTCGCCGATGTCGGCGTGAACGCCCCCGCCAGCCACTTCTATGCCTGGGAGACCAGCCACCACCTGGGCTTGGGCGCTGCCGGTGGCGTGCGCGTCGGGCTGGCGCCCTACACCGACGACTCCGACATCGACCGGCTCGTGGTGGGCCTGCGGACGCTACCGCGCGGCTGA
- a CDS encoding alpha-hydroxy acid oxidase, translating to MVQRQVPKPAEIFELMKFKKVDLNGKRRRLQSAQTIEDLRRIAKRRTPAAAFDYTDGAAEQEISLDRAVQAFEDVEFHPAILNDVSEVNTSTTVLGDTSALPFGIAPTGFTRLMQTEGEIAGAGAAGAAGIPFTLSTLGTTSIEDVKAANLHGRNWFQLYVMRQREISYGLVERAARAGYDTLFFTVDTPVAGARLRDTRNGFSIPPQLSLGTLANASVRPWWWWDFLTTPKLEFASLSRTGGTVGELLNSAMDPSINFADLAEIRTMWPGKLAIKGVQTVQDAKKLTDLGVDAILLSNHGGRQLDRAPVPFHLLPEVVREVGAHTEVMVDTGIRNGADIVASLALGARFTLIGRAYLYGLMAGGREGVDRTIEILADQVRRTMQLLQVRTVEELNPSHVTQLTRFNRIEPAVRAVTERP from the coding sequence ATGGTCCAGCGACAGGTCCCCAAGCCGGCCGAGATCTTTGAGCTGATGAAGTTCAAGAAGGTCGACCTCAACGGCAAGCGGCGCCGCCTGCAGTCGGCCCAGACGATCGAGGACCTGCGCAGGATCGCCAAACGCCGCACACCCGCCGCGGCCTTCGACTACACCGACGGTGCCGCCGAGCAGGAGATCTCCCTCGACCGCGCCGTCCAGGCCTTCGAGGACGTGGAGTTCCACCCGGCGATCCTCAATGACGTCTCGGAGGTCAACACCTCGACCACCGTCCTGGGCGACACCTCGGCCCTGCCGTTCGGCATCGCACCCACCGGGTTCACCCGCCTGATGCAGACCGAGGGTGAGATCGCCGGAGCAGGGGCGGCCGGCGCCGCCGGGATCCCGTTCACCCTCTCCACCCTGGGCACCACCTCCATCGAGGACGTCAAGGCCGCCAATCTCCACGGACGCAACTGGTTCCAGCTCTATGTCATGCGTCAGCGTGAGATCTCCTACGGGCTGGTCGAGCGTGCCGCACGAGCCGGCTACGACACCCTGTTCTTCACCGTCGACACCCCGGTGGCCGGGGCCCGGCTGCGCGACACCCGCAATGGCTTCTCCATCCCGCCCCAGCTCTCGCTGGGCACGCTGGCCAACGCCTCCGTGCGGCCCTGGTGGTGGTGGGATTTCCTGACCACGCCGAAGCTGGAGTTCGCCTCGCTCTCGCGGACCGGCGGCACGGTGGGGGAGCTGCTCAACTCGGCGATGGACCCCTCGATCAACTTCGCGGACCTCGCCGAGATCCGGACGATGTGGCCGGGCAAACTGGCGATCAAGGGCGTCCAGACGGTGCAGGACGCCAAGAAGCTCACCGACCTCGGCGTGGACGCGATCCTGCTGTCCAACCACGGTGGTCGCCAGCTCGACCGCGCTCCCGTGCCCTTCCACCTGCTCCCGGAGGTGGTCCGTGAGGTTGGGGCGCACACCGAGGTGATGGTGGACACCGGGATCCGCAATGGCGCCGACATCGTGGCGTCCCTCGCGCTGGGCGCCAGATTCACCCTGATCGGCCGGGCCTACCTCTACGGCCTGATGGCCGGCGGGCGCGAGGGTGTCGACCGCACCATCGAGATCCTGGCCGACCAGGTCCGGCGCACCATGCAGCTGCTGCAGGTGCGCACCGTCGAGGAACTCAACCCCTCGCACGTCACGCAGCTGACCCGGTTCAACCGGATCGAGCCTGCGGTGCGTGCGGTGACCGAGCGGCCCTGA
- a CDS encoding acyl-CoA dehydrogenase family protein, whose protein sequence is MFELSSDHEDFRRLVRDFAEAEIGPHVEEWDRESHFPVHLVPKMGELGLFGLEAPEEFGGAGMGHEGFSYLCVAIEELGRVDQAMGITLEAGVGLGINPIQTYGSQEQKERWLPDLLAGRALAGFGLTEPEAGSDAGATKTRAVLENGEWVVNGAKAFITNSGTDITSVVTVTAKTGELPDGRPEISAIILPNGTDGFIVEPPYRKLGWHISDTHGLTFEGARVPEANLLGERGHGFKQFLKTLDDGRIAIAALAVGCLQRMLEETTRYSQERLAFGKPIGTYQGVSFQVADIAVMTEAARALVYKAAWLREQQAAGKRSVAEVKQAAAIAKLYATESAVTATRMATQVFGGNGFMEEYPVARFYRDAKILEIGEGTSEVQRMLIARGLGLPSA, encoded by the coding sequence ATGTTCGAGCTCAGCAGTGACCACGAGGACTTCCGTCGCCTCGTCCGCGACTTCGCCGAGGCCGAGATCGGCCCCCACGTCGAGGAGTGGGACCGCGAGAGTCACTTCCCGGTGCACCTGGTGCCCAAGATGGGCGAGCTGGGGCTGTTCGGGCTCGAGGCCCCCGAGGAGTTCGGTGGGGCGGGGATGGGCCATGAGGGCTTCTCGTACCTGTGCGTCGCCATCGAGGAGCTCGGCCGCGTCGACCAGGCCATGGGCATCACGCTGGAGGCTGGGGTCGGTCTGGGCATCAACCCGATCCAGACCTACGGTTCCCAGGAGCAGAAGGAGCGCTGGCTCCCGGACCTGCTGGCCGGCAGGGCCCTGGCCGGCTTCGGCCTGACCGAGCCGGAGGCAGGCTCGGACGCCGGGGCCACCAAGACCCGAGCGGTCCTGGAGAACGGCGAGTGGGTCGTCAACGGCGCCAAGGCGTTCATCACCAACTCCGGCACCGACATCACCTCGGTCGTCACCGTGACCGCCAAGACCGGGGAGCTGCCGGACGGGCGCCCCGAGATCAGCGCGATCATCCTGCCCAACGGCACCGACGGCTTCATCGTCGAGCCGCCCTATCGCAAGCTCGGCTGGCACATCTCCGACACCCACGGCCTGACCTTCGAGGGCGCGCGCGTCCCCGAGGCCAACCTGCTCGGCGAGCGAGGGCACGGCTTCAAACAGTTCCTCAAGACCCTTGACGACGGGCGCATCGCCATCGCCGCGCTCGCGGTCGGCTGCCTGCAGCGCATGCTGGAGGAGACCACGCGCTACAGCCAGGAGCGCCTCGCCTTCGGCAAGCCGATCGGGACCTATCAGGGTGTCTCGTTCCAGGTCGCCGACATCGCGGTGATGACCGAAGCGGCACGCGCCCTGGTCTACAAGGCCGCCTGGCTGCGTGAGCAGCAGGCCGCCGGCAAGCGCTCGGTCGCCGAGGTCAAGCAGGCCGCCGCCATCGCCAAGCTCTATGCCACCGAGTCCGCGGTCACCGCGACGCGGATGGCCACGCAGGTCTTCGGCGGCAACGGCTTCATGGAGGAGTATCCCGTCGCCCGCTTCTATCGGGACGCCAAGATCCTGGAGATCGGCGAGGGGACCTCCGAGGTCCAGCGCATGCTCATCGCCCGCGGTCTCGGCCTGCCGTCCGCCTGA
- a CDS encoding Na+/H+ antiporter NhaC family protein: protein MCGRRCCLGDHCSPISDTTILSSTGSGANVMTLTIQLPYALASAATALLGYVVYALTSNGWLGLLTALCFLGLGPGARRCCSPPGGGSSAGGAG from the coding sequence GTGTGCGGTCGCCGGTGCTGTCTCGGCGACCACTGCAGCCCGATCAGCGACACCACGATCCTGTCCAGCACCGGCTCGGGCGCCAATGTCATGACGCTCACCATCCAGCTGCCCTACGCTCTGGCAAGCGCCGCGACCGCACTGCTCGGGTATGTCGTCTACGCCCTGACCAGCAACGGCTGGCTCGGTCTGCTAACCGCGCTGTGCTTCCTCGGGCTGGGGCCGGGGGCGCGAAGGTGCTGCTCACCCCCTGGAGGAGGAAGTTCCGCTGGAGGAGCAGGCTGA
- a CDS encoding branched-chain amino acid ABC transporter ATP-binding protein/permease, with protein sequence MRYLRNLLPLVIAVGVLNLLIEDRTVLRVLVLTLVWAIGGLAWNLLAKAGQISLGHGAFTGVGAYTFVLLMDNYGLNPWLGTLVAMVLAAIAAVIIGIPTFRLQGFYFTLATMAYPLILMLIVINWGYPEMTVAFHPEAPGAYMQWYEPQMFVWLLLVMLVGTLAFTLWVDGGRVGQALRAIRDNEVLARSIGIRSDRWKLFALATSAAISAALGVVWVNAVLLVVSAEEVFGIGVVILMLSVTFVGGIGRTWGPVLGAVVLVPLSQVLTFSIGDRVPGSETLIYGVALVLAALLAPAGLIVWLDRLRARVPWLRGPSADQELSMLADSGYGDLPAQREAVGTDGLLLRVDGVTKSFAGLTVLEDVSFSIERGARVGVIGPNGAGKTTLFNVLSGHLRQNAGTVTMNGEDISRLNAPQRFQNGLSRTFQHPQGFQRMTVLENIAVAAIGCGIGGDPYRAAGDVLEAVGLADKRAAVVTALTTYELKLLELARALVAQPYLLLVDEPLAGLNEAERKDYFAIFGRVVPEDTAVLVIEHSVRSLLEHVDTLIALDHGQVIAHGDPGDVVADPKIIEAYLGTKWSKQGADTAQTGED encoded by the coding sequence ATGCGATACCTCCGCAACCTTCTGCCGCTCGTGATCGCTGTCGGCGTGCTCAATCTGCTCATCGAGGACCGGACCGTGCTGCGAGTCCTGGTCCTCACCCTGGTGTGGGCGATCGGCGGGCTGGCCTGGAACCTCTTGGCCAAGGCCGGCCAGATCTCCCTTGGACACGGTGCCTTCACGGGGGTGGGGGCCTATACCTTCGTGCTCCTGATGGACAACTACGGCCTCAACCCGTGGCTCGGAACCCTCGTCGCGATGGTGCTGGCCGCCATCGCCGCGGTGATCATCGGCATACCGACTTTTCGACTCCAGGGCTTCTACTTCACCCTCGCGACCATGGCCTACCCGTTGATCCTCATGCTCATCGTGATCAACTGGGGTTATCCAGAGATGACGGTGGCCTTCCACCCGGAGGCGCCCGGCGCCTACATGCAGTGGTATGAGCCCCAGATGTTTGTCTGGCTGCTCCTGGTGATGCTGGTCGGCACGCTGGCGTTCACCCTCTGGGTCGACGGCGGTCGGGTCGGTCAGGCACTGCGGGCGATCCGGGACAACGAGGTCCTGGCCCGCTCGATCGGCATCCGTTCCGACCGCTGGAAGCTGTTTGCCCTGGCCACCTCGGCGGCGATCAGTGCCGCGCTGGGTGTCGTCTGGGTCAATGCCGTGCTCCTGGTGGTGAGCGCGGAGGAGGTCTTCGGCATCGGTGTCGTGATCTTGATGCTGTCGGTGACCTTTGTCGGTGGCATCGGACGCACCTGGGGTCCGGTGCTCGGCGCGGTGGTCCTGGTGCCGCTCAGCCAGGTCCTCACCTTCTCGATCGGGGACCGGGTCCCCGGGTCAGAAACCCTGATCTACGGGGTGGCGCTGGTGCTGGCGGCCCTGCTGGCACCCGCTGGCCTGATCGTCTGGCTGGACCGTCTCCGCGCGCGAGTGCCGTGGCTGCGAGGCCCGAGTGCCGACCAGGAGCTGTCGATGTTGGCGGACTCCGGCTACGGCGACCTGCCCGCGCAGCGCGAGGCGGTCGGCACGGACGGTCTGCTGCTGCGCGTCGACGGAGTCACCAAGAGCTTTGCCGGACTGACCGTGCTGGAGGACGTCTCTTTCAGCATCGAGCGTGGCGCTCGAGTCGGCGTCATCGGCCCGAACGGTGCGGGCAAGACCACGCTCTTCAACGTGCTCTCGGGGCATCTGCGGCAGAACGCCGGCACCGTGACGATGAACGGTGAGGACATCAGCCGGCTGAACGCTCCGCAACGGTTCCAGAACGGACTGTCGCGCACCTTCCAGCATCCGCAGGGTTTCCAGCGGATGACTGTCCTGGAGAACATCGCGGTGGCCGCCATCGGCTGTGGGATCGGAGGCGATCCCTACCGCGCCGCCGGAGACGTGCTGGAGGCCGTCGGACTGGCCGATAAACGAGCGGCGGTCGTCACGGCGCTCACCACGTATGAGCTCAAGTTGCTCGAGCTCGCGCGGGCCCTCGTGGCGCAGCCTTACCTGCTGCTGGTGGACGAACCCCTCGCCGGCCTGAACGAGGCCGAGCGCAAGGACTACTTCGCGATCTTTGGACGTGTCGTCCCGGAGGACACTGCCGTGCTCGTCATCGAGCACTCCGTGCGATCGCTGTTGGAGCACGTCGACACGCTGATTGCCCTCGATCACGGTCAGGTCATCGCCCACGGCGACCCCGGCGACGTCGTCGCGGATCCCAAGATCATCGAGGCCTACCTCGGCACCAAGTGGAGCAAGCAGGGCGCAGACACGGCGCAGACCGGAGAGGACTGA